The Gemmatimonadaceae bacterium genomic sequence GGCGCCCCAGGTCATGGCGCTCCATTAGCAGCACGGCTTTCGCTACGCGACGGCCACTGAAGTGGGGAGCATGCTGCTCACCAACTTCAATCCGCCGGTGCACGAACCCGGCACCATCGACGGCTTCGATGCCGTGAGCAGCTTCTTCGCCGTCTTTGGCATCGCCGAAGACACGTGCTGCCACAGTGGCGAAGTGGCGTGCCCGCGAACGCACGGACTCACTGCCACCGCCGGCCCCACCGCCGGCACCCGGCTCGCCTACGGCATGATCCAGAGCGACCTGTGGGGCTCGATGATCGCCGACAATCCGTGGAGCGAAACCAGCACCGACATCCCAATGGGGCACTGGCTCGTGCGGCAGGCGCCGATCACGACCGTTCCGGAACCGGCGACGGTCATGCTGTTCCTCGCCGGACTGCTGGCGTTGGGATTCGCGCATCCCAGAGTGCGAAGGCAGCGCTGAATCACAAGCGTGTAGGGCACCGTGCCCTATTGCCCGATGCGCACGAAACCCGTTGAATGATGCCGTTCTCGTATCGCATACGACATTCATTCATAAGGCCCTTCAATGGCACGTCTCGAAGCGGTTGCGCGCTACGTCATCGCCGGCGTAGCGTTCCTCTCCACGCAGTCACTCGGCGCGCAGATCGTTGTTCCAAACGTTCCGGTCGTCACGACGGGAAACTGTCTTCCCTTCGGCTGTACGGACAACTTCGGCAGCGACGCACGATACCAGCAGGCGTACAGCAACACGTCGTTCGGATCTGCACCACTGCTGATTACCGGGCTGCGCTTCTTCAACTCTACTCTGGAGCCTGACGAGAACGACCGGATCACCGCCGGCACGTACACTCTGTGGCTCTCAACGCGCCCATCGGTGTCTACGACGCTGCCAACGGCGAGCCTTACGGCCAACCGCGGGGCGGACTTCACCGAGTTCGCCACCTTCACCTCCGACGGCACCGTGCGATTCGGGTCCTCGTTTGACGTGCTGGGTACGCCGTTCATGTACGACCCGTCCAGCTCCAACCTTCTCCTTGAAGTTCAGGCGAAGTACACCGAAACGCGCGGGTCTTTCACGCCGAGGCTCTATGTCGACTTTCAAACGAATACATCGGAGCTCGGACGAGCCTTCTGTCTCGGGAGCGCCTGCGATGTAGGCCTCGCGGGGCCCCGTGCCGGCTTGGTGACTGCCTTCCTCACAACCCCGGTGACCACCGTCCCGGAACCGTCGTCATTCGCGCTGGTCGGTGCGAGCGTGCTCGTGCTGTACGGAGGCGTTCGCACACGTCGTCGCCGCCGTCTTCGGCTCGACATCGCCTCGTCTCATCCCGCACCCGGAGCCGCCTAGTGAAGACCACTCCGACCATCCTCATGTCGCTGGCCTTGGCGACGCTTGGGCAGACATCGGCGGCGTAGGCACAGTGCCCAGTAGGCAATACCCGCGCGCTCGACTTCAACGCGCCTGTTCCGGAACCGGCCACGTTCGTCTTGTTCGCCATCGGTGGGGCGCTCCTGCTCCTCGTTGGTGCGCGATGTAAAGGCGGCCTCTTCTCGATGCCAGAAACCCAAAGGCCTAGCGAAGAGGTAGCGCGCCGTAGCGGGGTAGTGCAGATCCTTGCGGTCAATTGAATCTCATGCAATTCATATTGTCACGGTCGCCGCGTTGAATGAGTTATCGATGCGTCGACCGGCTGATATGACTTGTGTTGAACCGTCGAGGAATTCGCAAGGAAATGTCGAACGATCACAAGGCACGGGTAGTACGGTGGTATCACGGTCTGTGGAATGAGCGGCGGGCCGAGATCGTTGAGGAAATGATGGCGCCGGACTGCGCTGTCGTCCTGGAAGGCCGGGACACGCCGGCCTCACCCGAGGAAATGAAGGGCTACTGGCGCGCCATGGTCACGGCGATCCCCGACCTGCATCTCGAGCTGTTGTTCGTCGTGTGTGAGGGGGATACCGCCATCACGCACTGGCGTTCACGCGGAACGCACACCGGCCCGGGGCTCGGGATTCCGCCGACCGGTCGATCGGTGGACGTCCAGGGGCTCGGCGTCATGGAGTTCCGCGATGGACTCATCGTGCGCGGATTCGATCGATGGAATCGCGGTGAGTTCATGGCGCGCCTGATGGAGCCTACTCCTCAGGACGTCGCCGAGGGCTCGCAGCTGACCGCACGGGAGGCGCAGGTCGCGTTGCTCATGGCCGACCGCTACTCGCACGTCGAGATCGCGACGACCTTGGGGATCAGTCCAAACACGGCGCGTCGTCACTGCGAACGTGTGCTTGCCAAGCTGGGCGTCAGCCGTCGCCAGGATGTGGCCGGTGCCCTCGGCAAGGTGTCGGCGTCGGTGCTGAATCCGCACGGTTCCGATCTCGCTGAGGCGTGAGCATGACGAAGGCGCTTGGGTGAGCTCAAGTGCCCTCGTCATGCTCACTGGCTACAGATCGCTACCGTGCCGCACCAGCACTGAGGCGGGAATCGCGCCGAGGGCCGCGGCGACGTCCTGCTTCCGAGAGACCCCGAGCTTTCGGAGGACGCTCTCGCAGTGCCGCCGTGCGGTGTTGGCGGAGATGCCCAGGTCCTC encodes the following:
- a CDS encoding PEP-CTERM sorting domain-containing protein (PEP-CTERM proteins occur, often in large numbers, in the proteomes of bacteria that also encode an exosortase, a predicted intramembrane cysteine proteinase. The presence of a PEP-CTERM domain at a protein's C-terminus predicts cleavage within the sorting domain, followed by covalent anchoring to some some component of the (usually Gram-negative) cell surface. Many PEP-CTERM proteins exhibit an unusual sequence composition that includes large numbers of potential glycosylation sites. Expression of one such protein has been shown restore the ability of a bacterium to form floc, a type of biofilm.), with amino-acid sequence MLLTNFNPPVHEPGTIDGFDAVSSFFAVFGIAEDTCCHSGEVACPRTHGLTATAGPTAGTRLAYGMIQSDLWGSMIADNPWSETSTDIPMGHWLVRQAPITTVPEPATVMLFLAGLLALGFAHPRVRRQR
- a CDS encoding PEP-CTERM sorting domain-containing protein; translation: MARLEAVARYVIAGVAFLSTQSLGAQIVVPNVPVVTTGNCLPFGCTDNFGSDARYQQAYSNTSFGSAPLLITGLRFFNSTLEPDENDRITAGTYTLWLSTRPSVSTTLPTASLTANRGADFTEFATFTSDGTVRFGSSFDVLGTPFMYDPSSSNLLLEVQAKYTETRGSFTPRLYVDFQTNTSELGRAFCLGSACDVGLAGPRAGLVTAFLTTPVTTVPEPSSFALVGASVLVLYGGVRTRRRRRLRLDIASSHPAPGAA
- a CDS encoding ester cyclase; amino-acid sequence: MSNDHKARVVRWYHGLWNERRAEIVEEMMAPDCAVVLEGRDTPASPEEMKGYWRAMVTAIPDLHLELLFVVCEGDTAITHWRSRGTHTGPGLGIPPTGRSVDVQGLGVMEFRDGLIVRGFDRWNRGEFMARLMEPTPQDVAEGSQLTAREAQVALLMADRYSHVEIATTLGISPNTARRHCERVLAKLGVSRRQDVAGALGKVSASVLNPHGSDLAEA